A DNA window from Bradyrhizobium sp. CCBAU 53421 contains the following coding sequences:
- a CDS encoding superoxide dismutase, with protein MTINTERRNFIAAAGVAAASATVLGINQAAAETNQQTGARAMSYQAKPMPFDPKSINGISEKILVSHYENNYVGAVKRLNAIGTQLAELDFAKAPNFVINGLKREELIAANSMILHEVYFDGLGGAGKPSSALAEAIARDFGSLERWRTEFAAMGKAEGGGSGWVILAYSPRDKRLVNQWAADHTTTLAGGRPVLVLDMYEHAYHMDFGAAAARYVDIYMEAIRWDNAARLYEQYSKEA; from the coding sequence ATGACAATCAACACAGAGCGTCGAAACTTCATCGCAGCGGCTGGCGTAGCCGCAGCATCTGCAACGGTGCTTGGCATCAACCAGGCCGCGGCCGAAACCAATCAGCAGACAGGAGCCAGAGCCATGTCCTATCAAGCTAAGCCGATGCCGTTCGATCCAAAGTCGATCAACGGCATCTCGGAGAAGATACTCGTCAGCCACTACGAGAACAACTACGTCGGCGCGGTGAAGCGGCTCAACGCAATCGGCACGCAGCTTGCCGAGCTCGACTTCGCCAAGGCCCCGAACTTCGTCATCAACGGCCTGAAGCGCGAGGAGCTGATCGCGGCAAACTCGATGATCTTGCATGAGGTCTATTTCGACGGGCTCGGCGGCGCGGGCAAGCCGAGCAGCGCACTGGCCGAGGCGATCGCGCGCGACTTCGGCAGCCTGGAGCGCTGGCGGACCGAATTCGCCGCCATGGGCAAGGCGGAAGGCGGCGGCTCGGGCTGGGTGATCCTCGCCTACTCGCCCCGCGACAAGCGGCTCGTCAACCAATGGGCGGCCGATCACACGACCACGCTCGCCGGCGGCCGCCCGGTGCTGGTGCTCGATATGTATGAGCACGCCTATCACATGGACTTCGGAGCCGCGGCGGCCCGCTATGTCGACATTTACATGGAAGCCATCCGCTGGGACAACGCGGCCAGACTGTATGAGCAATATTCGAAGGAAGCCTGA